The DNA sequence CGATATACTCTGATATAATTCTATCATATAGTACTCGATCTACACTAAAGAGTATATTGCTTGTATGCCTGTTCATGTCCTATACTAACTATCATATGAATAAAGCTCTCAAGATGAAAAGCAAACAAAGAAATTTTCATACCGTGAAATACGCAGGAATCTTAGGAATCACAATCTTGAATTGTTCTGGAGACAGACCCTATCACATCATAGATTAAGTATATTTAGTAAACAACTTTACCTTGAAAAGTAAGTGTGTTCACCATAAATATATGCATCAGAACGGAAGAAACACAAGCTCCATGTAGTTAGACAACAAGAGTTATCATAAATATAATAAAAGTTATAACTTTTTTAATTAAGAGTACGGGAAAAAGTACAGAAGAATCTACTTCTGCGAAAGAGTAAGTAAGGATGATGGTCAGTGAATCAGGAAGAAAGCAAGCCTCCCATATGAGTAGTAATAGAAACAACATTAGCAATTATACCTAAGCATTCAGATGCTAAATAAAGAGAATTGTAACTTGACAAGGTCCAACTAATAGTAGGTTGTAATCAATACATTCAATCAGGAAATTTTGGATTTAAAAGTTTGATTACTGTCAGGTACGACCAAGGTTTGAAGCCCGAGGAGAACTCACTTGTTCCTTTTGATGACTACCAATTAGAAGAAGATTACCATCTATATTTATGCTTGTTATCACAACCTGCAGTATATCAATGTTGCACATTAATATTATGAAATTGagagatgtgtgtgtgtgtgtgtgtgtggagaaagggagagaggaagagaaaaacaaagaaaaagtgcGAGATAAATGTAAACATTGAAAAGCAGGCACAAAggattttttcttaaaaaaaaaaagaatctatCTTCGTCCAAACTATGATGTCTTACAAATTTGTCATAAtagtaagaaacaaaagaaaattattcAACATGAGTCAGACTAGACTTATGCTTATACATTCAATGATTACCCATCTTGATGGATCACATTTAAATGAAGTGAAAGTATTTCAGGACCGGTCTAGTCAGATATAAAAGTACAATCACCACCActgagaaaatatatatatggacacacacacatatatgtacatatatctAATTAGTAAAGAAATAATAGTACCATTGATGGTCCAGCAGCGTGAAGAATGTTACAAGCTTCACGGCCATCTCTTTCAGACTCAATCCTGTTACAGCCCATAAAATAACTATTATTTACAGGTCTAAATTTTCATTTATGTGCCTAAATGGAAAGCAACAGTTGACCTAAGCAAATCATTAATCTTTTTGGCAAAACATCTTTCTAATCTAGAAAATATTATACTAATACTTCTACTTCATACTTGCAACAATAACAGAAGAGAACATCAGATGATGTTAAAAGTAGAAATGTTCTGTGTACCCATTACAAAAGGTGCTATCAATAATTACCTGGAGTTGGTCAACAATTCTGCTTCAAACTGGTTGGGAGTCAACATTGAAGCAACAGGGACAACCTTATAGAAAGTCCATTACAAGAAAATTGCCATCGAGTCAGTTTTGCAGTCAGGCCATTTTATTAATGTCATTATAAAGCAATGATTTTTGCATCAAGAAACAAATTCAGGATGAGAAAATACTAACTTAGCAGAGTACCATGATCAATAGATCTGACACAAAATATTATATTTGCAGGATACTATGACATAGACCTAAGTTTCTGCAGTTGTTTCAACTAGTATCCAGATAATTTAAAATTCATATCTAACCTTATATTTGCAATATTTTTGATAGGCCACACATAGGCATCCATAAACGAGTTACATTGCTTACCTTTTCACGATAAACAGATACCAGCTCTGGAGGGACATACAGCTTTCCTTCATCACCCATCACTGGATCACAGACTGAGCAAGGGCAATATATTAGATAAAGATGAGAGAGGCATTATTTGATTCTTtcctaaaaagaagaagatgaatgaGCACTCCATGGACCAACAAATCTGCACAATTCAACTGTTAACCTAAAGATTAAAATGGTATGGATGGACTGCAATGCATCCATTACACTCAGGTtcaagaacaaaataaaataataatattaatttataatagtaataataataataatctactCAGTTATTCgaattatattatttttctctctagtCACTTACTTTCATAGTTCCTCCAATACTTAATTATATAAACTATTTgacaaaaaaaactttaaatagACTTGATTAATATAAAAGACAGCAAGAAAAAGTGTTGCGCAAAAAAATTTTTAGGTTTGTTCATCAACAAAGATAACAACTACAGAAGTAGTTTGACCATCCTTGGCAATGTTTAAATTGAAATATATAAACATAAGTTATTTTCCATTCTCGCTCCCTATAACAAGACCAAGCAGAACAAATAATATACAAAGTAAACCAAACCAAAGGTCAAAAAAGACAAGCATGTAGACAAAAACCGTAGTATAGCCTGTAAAAACATTTCCACATGTCACCATGTTTGATGATCCACTCACCATATCTAAGTTTTGGGTTTATAGAGCGAAGTTTATTGACAACTTCCAATACAGTGCTCAGAAAAGAAACTGAACCAATATAACCTGCAAAAGACATCAAGAAGATCAAAGCCACATAAAATTCAAAGGAAAGTAAGTTTAGTTTTGTAAAGGAAATATCATCCCAAAGTAATGGGTTTCTCAAGATAAATGTTAAttattctgtttcttcttttcaggTAATTCAATTTAAACTCTTTCCATACTTAACTCAGATGTCAACCAATTGCATAAGCACTCCCAAACAAGGACTGCTCACTTTTAAACTGTTTTGTTATTTGGTGCTGTTTTGAGATATATACTGGTGCTTATAGCCAGCAAATTCAATGAACGACTCGTCCTATGTTTGTCATCagagaataagaagaagaagaagttgaatcTAATTCTCTTCCTGTGATGGTGACTCTTTCTAATGCAAGGGACAACAAAATTACAAGAACAGAATGAGGAAACTTTGATATTACTGGTTACAGTAGAAATAATACAAAAGGCATTAATGGTGTTTTATTTAATACTCGAGAGAAGCAAGTAGTATGTACTGCAATTCTCTGTATTATAGATCAGCATATTAAGTCATCAATGCATACATATTTTGATGTGTATATATTCATATGGCAATCTCCAGTTCTAAACATTAAGCTTTATGATTTCTGTATTGCTTATTTCCATAGTAGAAAGTCAGAAAACAAATTCATGAAGTAGCTGCCATGGCAGACTTCAACTTTTTTCATGACCACATATTAAAAAAATCACTTCACGAATAGATTATGACCTGTTAATAAATGAGTGTAGTATAATAGATCATTTGATTCAAGGCCTTGTATCAATGCCCAAAGCTGTTCTCCATTTAAAACTTGACCCTTAAATGTTGGGTATCCTGCAAACATTTTAAGGTCAGTTGAATCATAATGTCACCTCCATTTAATCAAGGACAGCATGCAACACTTTATATCAGGCCTAAAATGAACTGTTTGAATGAAATAGAAGCAGCTTGCCTGTGTGGTTTGAGAACTGGACAGAATTAATTGGATCCACATCATAGCCTAATAATTGCAGGGGGAACACAGCTGATTTATTCCCAACATATCCCTAAACAAGCGTAACAGATCAAGAACGATAACGGTTCATAAATAATCTCAAAAATACAGGCAGATACTCTCAAAACCCACGTCATAGATTATGTGTAGGATCGTTAAACAGCGCAAGCAAGAAAGCCATTACGACAAGTCCAGTTTAAGGAAGGTTAGGAAATCATGCATGTACTTTTAACACAACCAATTGTACTCATAATACTCAAGCATGAAACACTACTATACTAATAAATGTGAAACttcccaataaaaaaaaaatacatctgATGATTCCATTTGATTACACAATCAAGCCATCATAACATTTCACATCGACGGAAGAACTTGGAAATACAGAAAACAACATTGATCATACACAGAAAAGTCAAATGAACTGTTATTAAAGCTCATGCAGAAAAATTTTAACAGCATAACACTATGAAAAAtccaaagcaaaacaaaaaaaaggaaaaaataaaaataaaaaaaatattccaaCTTGGCGAACAAAGGAATCAAATCATATACAATGTCTGAATATTCATAACAGAACACTAGGAACAATATGAGCTTGGGCCAAAATCTGGCACACAATAcaatactgaaaaaaaaaattaatataagaaATTAGCATCCAGCTTCAATTTTCGCAATTGTGTATTGGTTTCTAAGTTTCGTCGCCACGGTGATCGATACCTGAACAGTGTGGGATTGGATACTGAGAACTCGACCAGTCTCGGAAGGCAGAGCCAAGGAAAGGATGGGAGGAGGAGCCATTTCCGAATTTCTCAAGCTTCGCTTAGCGACGAGTCTCGGTTTTGATTTCTGCAGAATCGAAATCTGccgagaagaacaagaagaagaaaaggccAGGTTTTTCTGGGGAGTGAGGAGAGTTTTTTTCAGGCTAAGCAGAGTCCacacttgaatttttttattcaagTCGAGAACGTTTTACTTTGATTTCAACCGTTAGATCCCATGTGCGGTTAAAGATTCGAATCGGATTGAGGAAAAACAAACCCTAAATAAGATCTTCCCCAATTTTGCTCTGCAGTCTGTGTTTGGGTGGATGGTCTAACAAGGCGCTTTTGTTTAAGTGACAGTTGGTGAACAGAGACGTGAAATACTTGGTCTGTTTTTGGTTCTTTTGGCGCGTTTCCTAAAATGacgaagtttttattttttggtcttaGGTAAAACTTCCCATCAGTGAGGTTCCTTGAGTCATagaaaatgtgtgtgtgtgtgtgtatataaggCAAGATTTGAATGAGGGATTCCCTTGCTTTTTAAGAAATGACCACTTTTGAAGGTGAGTTTCCTTATTATGTAGTTCAGTGGGGACAGTTTCTAATAAGCTAATATGAAGTTTGACGTCAATGTCTCATTGCTCTAAGGATATATGGGTAGACTATCTGAAATCTCGAGttctttcaaaataaaaaataaaaatttacctCATTTGTCTTATATGACTATTTCTGTCGCACTGGAGTGGTGGATATCATCGCTtgtaattttcaattgttaGAGAGGATGTCTAACATTACCGGGTAGTCTTCTTATCTATCCCAAAACCATCCTAGAAAGAAAATTTGTGAAATTGTCGGGGTTTATAACTTGTGCACATAAATAATTGGGCCATTAGGGTTTTGGAGAATCCACTGTTATTGATTGAGGGAGTGTATTTCATACCAGCACTCTTCTATTCAAGTCGAGTACTTTTAACTTTGATTTCAACCATTAGATCTCATTACGAGATTTTGTGTACCGGATCCAACCAATGAATCGGAGGCTGAAATgtggaaataaaaaataagggtatTTCACAAATTTTGCTCGAAATTTAGCGGTTTGAGTGATGTTTGGTCTTTGTCTACATGTCGTTCCCAAACTACGATACTATACCATCGAGGTTGTTAATTGTTatgaaccaattttttttttttttttcagtagaGGTAGAAAAGAAAGTCTAGTGCTAGGTAGTTGAATATAGTTGTTCAATCACCAATGAAATGAAGACATTAATCTATCGTTGAGGTTGTCGTTCAGTCAATGAGGTCACTGGTGTATTGATGAAAGCATTCATCAGTCAATTAGGTTTTCGTTTGGTCAGTGAAGCCATCGGTGGATCGGTCATTAGTCGGTCAGTCAATAAGATCACCTTTCAGTCGACGAGGTCATTGTTCGGTCATTGAGTCACCATTCAGTCAATCAAATTGTCAGTGAATCTTTGAGATCACCGATCGATAGTTGAGTTTGATGTCATTAAAGTAGATGGTGGGTCAGTTGGTGAGGTAGTCAATCGGTCGTTGAGGTTGTTATTTGGTCGGTGAGGTTATTGGTTGGTTAATGAGGTCGCCGATCAGTTGAGATTGTTGTATGgaaagtacttttttttttaaaggggtttggatCCTAGCCTACCTAGGAGGCTTAGCCCCACGCCTgatccatttattatattaaaattttgCATCAGGGGGTATAAAACCTGAACCACAAGCTACAGAAAAAACATGACAATAATCATTGTAGAGAATATCCTGAATAATAACTTGAGTTTTATCAAACCAAACATCATTAATGAAAAAtaaggggctgtgaccacttacccaatttttggctaaaaattgcccacttactccaccaagagttttttaaccccatttacccaatctaacagtgtttgacagtattacccttattttaattaacaaattaaacttatatctctctctcctcacccttatcgatttcactctctctctttctctctctttctctaacctcgtctcaggctctctttctctctctctctctctctctctctctctctgagccaccacgcccaccactccaccgtcgatgtcgAGCTCCACCATCGCCGCTCCGTCCCAccgtcggaccaccagaggatgacgccatctaactccacgatcccaacccctctgggcttcgccggttttgttcgtcagatgtccgggaagctctccacaccggaatcgggtctgggcttccctTGCAGGTCTCGGATGACGTCAAaacgaagacattatttgggggcagtaatgtgtctactgccccccactaaaccattaaaacttgcaccagttaagtgaagggttctgacttcgtattaagacattatttgggggcagtaatgtgtctactgccccccagtaatctgtcaatgatagttaagtgaagggttctgacttaaaacgaagacattatttgggggcagtaatgtgtctactgccccccactaaaccattaaaacttgcaccagttaagtgaagggttctgacttcgtatgaagacattatttgggggcagtaatgtgtctactgccccccactaaaccattaaaacttgcaccagaTTCAAGGATTCACAAtgtattgcactttatcacaaacaaatcaacaagagatgattactgtctcctaagaaagacattattgggtggcactaatgtgtctactgccccccaatagacctcgactactgcaatttaacactacatttactttggaatagcagttttcagtccgtcaataaataaagcagtcatCATTGGTCCCTaatacaaagtctactggggggcactaaTGTAACAAATTTTATGGTTATGACTGCAGAATAgcagatagcagttttcagtcccaAATAGCAGTGTTCAGTTCGTCGTCGATTCCTTCAAAAGGTCAACCCCGGCCTCCCCGAGTTTCTAAGCGACGAGGACCGTTGGCTTGGCGTCGAGCCTGGCCGCGGAGAGCACGATGACGAGTTTCGGCGCCACGATGGAGAGAGCAGGCGTCGTGGGCGacctgctggagggatggagggagggagagagaaatccgacgtcgtctggagagagagagagagagagagagagagagagagagagagagagagagatcggtgagggtggaggagagagaaatcggtgaggggggagagggcaaaaaagtccccaaaataaataaaaagaagaaaaaaagaattaattgggtaaaggggaaataatcccttagagtgttttgggtaaacggggttaaaaaacagttagtggagcaagtgggcaaattttaagctaaaattgggtaaatgagcattttcccGAAAAATAAACTAGCTAGTTGTGCAAGCCTATATGTAACACTATTTACTTAATGATAAATATGCTGGAATCTAACTGATTGAAAAAATTTAACATAATCCTTATATCATCTATGCCGTTGAGCTGTGACTTATTAATAAGTTATAATATATAAGTGGtgggctaagagttttttattttttatttaaaaaaaaaatcatgtatAACCTGATTTACATCAGATAAATTCTTCTCCTTTGGAGAGCAGCAATCAacacaaaacataaacaaaaaaactgtatataatttttttttccctaaattcATCTTTTTGAAAACAACCTACCAAATGCAATTTACATATTCTgcatttaaaacacaaaaactaTTTCGCAAAACGTTATCAAACGCACCCTTATATATGGACCAAGTGGCCTTCTTCTTATCCAGCCAAGTGGCTTCTTCTAGTCCAGCCAAGTGGCTTCTTCATATTGGCTGGTCTGGCCAAGCCTGACACAAAACACTCCCCTCTGTAGTGCTTGCTTGCTCTGAAATCCGAAAAGTGACTGGTAATCATGGGAGGGAGATCTCACTTCGAGAAATTCCTCAATACCTTCGCTACAAGTACCACAAAACATGACAAAACCCCGactttctttgcttttaatcTGAATATCCCCTTCCCATTTCTGTTTCAACCGGTCGGATTGCAGTTCTTATCTGCTTCTTTCACTGACGAGAAGGTAACATCTTATCTTTGTTAATTTTTGTAAGGTCGGATTTGTGGTCTTCTTTGCTTACATTTGTCACAGAACTAGCAAACCAAGTGCATCAATCCAGTTTTCTAGATGATAGAGAACTCCATGAAAGGTGTTTAGAAATCCAAGTgcctgtgaaaaaaaaaaatggcggtTCTTGGCCTTATATTACTTGAGTGTTAAGTTCTGCTATGGAACTATGGCCTGTGAATTATGAACAACTCCAAACTTAAAACTATAATTGGGTTATTCACTTGAGTTGTTGGAGACTCAGATCCATCTTGATTGCATTTCAAACTAGGACTTCACCCAAAATTATCTCCTTTAGAAATGAATCTAAAAATGTGAGATTATTTGATTGCTTTAAGTTTGATGTCTGCAGCAAACAGCTTCTTGCTTTAACTTCTTACACATGGTACAAAATAAGTCATTGTACGTTACTTGTAACCAGCAGCTTCTAGCCTTTACCTTTCTTAAGATTATTGTCTCCGTTTATAACTATATTACAAGCATGTACATAATTATGAAAGTCTCAGGTCACCTTATAACTGTTGTTAGCCACTACCTAGTTGAATTATATCATTTGAGGAAATTCAGTAAGAACTGTTGATTGAACAATGCTATTCCAGGTTCCAGATAGCATCCATTTCCTGTTTAAATGAGCCTTCTCTGTTTATTGACATATTCATTGGTTTGgttccaataatttgaaatggAATAATGTGCATGCAGTGATAAAGTATTTTGCATTACTTCCAATTTCTTAtgtatgttaccaaaatttggaATTGCTATTGCTTATAGGAATATAGCTTTTGTTCCTTTCAAATTACAGTCAAATACACTAACAATTACTTAAGTTGTCCCTTTGTTTCCATATACTATGGCATTCCCATTATATTCCCTATCTTTAGACCAAAAATTTGCACCCAAAACACCAAGGCACATCAAAAGCAGTGTGGCTATCTGCTTTCTCCTCCACCTTCCAATCTTGAAAGTTAATGTAGTATTCAGCACCATACCATAACTTTTATTTGTACAAGTGGAAGGAATCAGATTATGCAGCTCCAATCTTTGCGATAATGGTAATGGCTGACATGAACTTCAAAGTCAGGAAATTTTATTTGGGGAAATTAAGCCGGCCAATTCCTTGTGGATTTTTTTCATACCAATTTGTCTTCCTCCTCCCTTCTTAATATCCAATTCCTTAGAATATTGAATTATGCACCAGTTGTCTCAAGTGTGTTAGTCTGATAATACTCGATGTGATTTTTTGATGCAGGAAATGGTTCAAACAACCGGTTGACAACATTGAAACTGATCATAAGCAATAGAAAGGTATGAACATTCACAGATTAATATTTTGTAGGTTCTGGCTTCCCTGCCTTGAGTTCCTTGCACGTCTATTGCATTTCAATTTAGAATCAGTACTAAGCAAAGTAACAAACCTTTATTTGTTGACGGGGGATGTATTATAACTTGAAGAATTATTGAATAATAGTTGAAGCTATATATAAAACACAATATAGGTTGGCTAAGTCAACCTGATAGTTCTAGAGTAGACATTAAATAGATTCATTACATAGCTTTACAGGATGTGAAATCTGGAACTAAGGAAATAACTCACCATTAAACCTTGGGAACTGAGGATGGATTTGCTGCATCTGAGATTTCAATTCTCTCAACTCTTCTACCCACTTAGAATAGCTCGAATTCTTTGCTACAACGTCTTTAGAGACTTCCTTGCAATCAACTAATCTGGTTGCATACCTTTCAAAGTTATTGATATTTTCCCACAGCAGAGCCAGCTTCCTTGCATCACTCTCGCTTCTAACATTAGCTAGCCACTCTGTAGCTTCCTCCACCTTAGCCCAGAAGCAAGAGTCCTGAGTCAAACCTGCAAATTTGCTTCTCATACTAGTGTTTTCTTCTGGACCAACCTCTCTCTGTCCCCACCACCTGTCGAAAATTTCAAACCTCCTCTCTCTTCCATGCTTCAAGTAATGACCCTTGATCCGGTGCGTACCAGATCTATAGTACTCAGCAATGTCCAGTGGCTCTACCAGGAGCTTGTAAGAGTGGGAAGTGTTTACCCATTTTGATCGCTTGTGAAAATCATGAGGCAGCTCGTTGTTCTCCAGCATGCGGAGCACATCATTCCAAAATCC is a window from the Rosa chinensis cultivar Old Blush chromosome 2, RchiOBHm-V2, whole genome shotgun sequence genome containing:
- the LOC112188614 gene encoding pyridoxal kinase isoform X2, which produces MAPPPILSLALPSETGRVLSIQSHTVQGYVGNKSAVFPLQLLGYDVDPINSVQFSNHTGYPTFKGQVLNGEQLWALIQGLESNDLLYYTHLLTGYIGSVSFLSTVLEVVNKLRSINPKLRYVCDPVMGDEGKLYVPPELVSVYREKVVPVASMLTPNQFEAELLTNSRIESERDGREACNILHAAGPSMVVITSINIDGNLLLIGSHQKEQGLSPEQFKIVIPKIPAYFTGTGDLTTALLLGWSNSFCYCRNILTT
- the LOC112188614 gene encoding pyridoxal kinase isoform X1 — encoded protein: MAPPPILSLALPSETGRVLSIQSHTVQGYVGNKSAVFPLQLLGYDVDPINSVQFSNHTGYPTFKGQVLNGEQLWALIQGLESNDLLYYTHLLTGYIGSVSFLSTVLEVVNKLRSINPKLRYVCDPVMGDEGKLYVPPELVSVYREKVVPVASMLTPNQFEAELLTNSRIESERDGREACNILHAAGPSMVVITSINIDGNLLLIGSHQKEQGLSPEQFKIVIPKIPAYFTGTGDLTTALLLGWSNKYPNNLDKAAELAVSTVQALLQRTVNDYKTAGHDPQSTSLEIRLIQSQDDIRQPEIKFRAERYA